GTCAACGTCACACGCGAGGACGGAACGACGTTCAGCTTCGAGACAGCCGTCCGGCTGGACAGCTACGTCGACGTCGACTATTATCGGAACGGCGGTATTCTGCAGACGGTACTCCGACAGTTTATGACCTAGGCTTACGTATATATAAAACGGCCCGCACCTCGTATGAGAGGTGCGGGCCGTTCTGCTGCGCCCTCCTCGGACGCGCTATGGCGGTGCTCAAGCTGCTACTTCAGCATCTTGCCCATGCGCCGCGCCGCCTCCATGAGGCTCGGCGCATGCTCCTTCATCAGCTCGACCGTCAATCGGTTCGACGGTCCGGATACAGCGAGCGCGGCAGCAAGCCGCTGCCTGCGGTCGAAGATCGGCGCGGATACAGCCGCCGCGCCGGGCTCGCGCTCCTCGACGCTCGTCGCATAGCCGAGCGTCCGCACCTCTTCGAGCTGCTGCAGGTACGCATCATTGGCCGCGAAGCCGGGCCAATCGGGATGTCGCAGCAGCGCATCGCGGTCGCCTGGGTCAGCGAAGGCGACCAGAATTTTGCTCGAGGCGCCGACGTAGAGCGGCAGCCTGGCGCCAAGAGGAGCAACCCGGCGAATCGCCTGGTTGCTCTGCACCGCCTGCACGCGGACGCGCTCGAGTCCGTCGCGTATGTACAGACTGACCGTCTCGCCCAGCAGGTCACGAAGCCGCTCCATCTCCGGCAGCAGCAGAATGGCCGGGTCATCGCTATGCGTGAGATTCGCGGACAGCTCCCAGATGCTGAAGCCGAGACGGTACCGCTCCGACGCCGGGTCGCGAATGATGAAGCCCTTCGCCTCCAGCGAAGCGAGCAGCCGATGCACCGTGCTCTTATGGAGGGCGACTCGCTCCGAGATCTCGGTTAGGCTGAGCTGCTCCGATTGTGTGAAGCATAGCAATATATCTAAGGCGCGTTCGACCGCGCGTACCGTCAGCTTGCCATCTTCCATGCCGCTCCACTCCCACTCTCCGAAAATAGGTTTCACCAGTTGAAATCTATTATACTCCAATCATAGTTACTTTCATATCATGAAATAACAAGCTGGATACTTGACCCAAACTGTTACAAACAGATTACATCTTGTTTACATTTGTCGAGATTCGTTGACGCTCGCTTCAACGGCGGCTTACTATAAATATATAAG
Above is a genomic segment from Paenibacillus sp. YYML68 containing:
- a CDS encoding IclR family transcriptional regulator; this translates as MEDGKLTVRAVERALDILLCFTQSEQLSLTEISERVALHKSTVHRLLASLEAKGFIIRDPASERYRLGFSIWELSANLTHSDDPAILLLPEMERLRDLLGETVSLYIRDGLERVRVQAVQSNQAIRRVAPLGARLPLYVGASSKILVAFADPGDRDALLRHPDWPGFAANDAYLQQLEEVRTLGYATSVEEREPGAAAVSAPIFDRRQRLAAALAVSGPSNRLTVELMKEHAPSLMEAARRMGKMLK